A window of Rhizobium acidisoli contains these coding sequences:
- a CDS encoding ROK family protein yields MKLKGDQTTARAMNRRLILNLLRREGPRSRADIAAVIGLSPAAVTFVVTDLLEEGIVLEGKTVPGLTGRRPIPVDINYEHALAVGFKLMVDSVECVATDLATNPVAAMRVSLAGHDPDQVADLLAATVPELVKLAGRPDARLAGIGISMPGVINHEQTACVRSYRFGWNNVPLAALVAARVHVPVWLEDDTNAYAIAQQLFGLGRQHRNMAVLAVGVGISCALVIDGKLYRGANGAAGKFGHTLFEEGGRLCECGKRGCLMAYHSEMSMLRRWRETTGRGEELGLPQLCEALASGDATALALVGESGRGIGTALANLVNITDPEVIVAGGEAVSLGDPFLTPLREALAARTFRTAPPLLPDWEDNSWARGAAALVTQKIFDFESSGGVTDIATLGNVRGSTSAA; encoded by the coding sequence GTGAAGTTAAAAGGCGACCAGACCACGGCGAGAGCCATGAACCGACGCCTCATTCTCAACCTTCTCCGGCGCGAGGGGCCGAGGAGCCGCGCCGATATCGCCGCCGTCATTGGCTTGAGCCCGGCCGCCGTCACCTTCGTCGTCACCGACCTTCTGGAGGAAGGCATCGTCCTCGAAGGCAAGACCGTGCCCGGCCTCACCGGCCGCCGGCCGATCCCGGTCGATATCAACTACGAACACGCGCTTGCCGTCGGCTTCAAGCTGATGGTGGATTCGGTCGAGTGCGTGGCGACCGACCTCGCCACCAACCCGGTCGCCGCCATGCGGGTCAGCCTTGCCGGCCACGATCCGGATCAGGTCGCCGACCTGCTGGCGGCGACCGTCCCGGAACTGGTGAAGCTCGCCGGCCGGCCCGACGCCAGGCTTGCCGGCATCGGCATCTCCATGCCCGGTGTGATCAATCACGAACAGACGGCCTGCGTGCGCAGCTACCGCTTCGGCTGGAACAATGTCCCTCTCGCCGCGCTGGTCGCGGCCCGAGTCCACGTGCCGGTCTGGCTGGAGGACGACACCAACGCCTATGCGATCGCCCAGCAGCTCTTCGGACTTGGCCGCCAGCACCGCAACATGGCGGTGCTGGCCGTCGGCGTCGGCATCAGCTGCGCGCTCGTCATCGACGGCAAGCTCTACCGGGGCGCCAATGGCGCGGCCGGCAAGTTCGGCCACACGCTGTTCGAAGAAGGCGGCCGGCTCTGCGAATGCGGCAAACGCGGCTGCCTGATGGCCTATCACTCGGAAATGTCGATGCTGCGGCGCTGGCGGGAGACAACCGGCCGCGGCGAGGAACTGGGCTTGCCCCAACTCTGCGAGGCGCTCGCATCCGGCGACGCCACCGCCCTCGCCCTCGTCGGAGAGTCCGGCCGCGGCATCGGCACCGCCCTTGCCAATCTCGTCAACATCACCGACCCCGAAGTCATCGTCGCCGGCGGCGAAGCCGTCTCCCTCGGCGATCCCTTCCTGACACCGCTGCGCGAAGCCCTCGCCGCCCGAACCTTCCGCACCGCCCCGCCGCTCTTGCCCGACTGGGAGGACAATTCCTGGGCCCGGGGCGCCGCCGCTCTGGTGACCCAGAAGATCTTCGACTTCGAATCGTCGGGCGGGGTGACGGATATTGCGACGCTGGGGAATGTCAGAGGCTCGACGTCGGCGGCTTGA